In Bacteriovorax stolpii, a single genomic region encodes these proteins:
- a CDS encoding nitroreductase family protein, translated as MSEQKNVFTEMDGKFEGNEAFQKEGMDYYNPSEFKKLVHARRSVRKYTSEKIPDHVVHECLDMALLAPNSSNLQQWEFYRITTPAIKEQIAFACFSQSAAKTASELIVCVARRDTWREHSKQMLAEFKKLPVETPKVALTYYGKLVPFVYTVGWFNVLTPFKWLLNTILGLFKVVPREPISSFGLKVWAAKSVALACENLMLAFRAHGYDTCPMEGFDSKRVKSILGLPCKADIVMIISAGKRDEGGVYGPRMRFPREQFIKTV; from the coding sequence ATGAGTGAGCAAAAAAACGTCTTTACGGAAATGGACGGAAAATTCGAAGGCAATGAAGCGTTTCAAAAAGAGGGAATGGACTATTACAATCCTTCTGAATTTAAAAAACTTGTTCATGCCCGCCGTTCAGTAAGAAAATATACCAGCGAAAAAATCCCTGATCATGTTGTGCATGAATGCCTGGACATGGCACTTTTAGCACCAAACTCATCTAATCTTCAGCAATGGGAGTTCTACCGCATTACAACTCCGGCGATTAAAGAGCAGATTGCTTTTGCTTGTTTTTCTCAATCAGCTGCCAAAACGGCATCAGAGCTTATTGTCTGTGTTGCTCGTAGAGATACGTGGCGCGAGCACAGCAAACAAATGCTGGCCGAATTTAAAAAGCTTCCAGTGGAAACACCAAAGGTCGCTCTGACTTATTATGGAAAGCTTGTTCCTTTTGTTTACACTGTAGGATGGTTTAACGTTTTAACTCCCTTTAAATGGCTTTTGAATACGATTCTTGGCCTCTTTAAAGTTGTTCCGCGCGAACCTATCAGTTCATTTGGTTTAAAAGTCTGGGCCGCAAAATCAGTTGCTCTTGCCTGCGAAAACCTGATGCTTGCTTTTAGAGCTCACGGCTATGATACGTGCCCGATGGAAGGATTTGATTCAAAGAGAGTAAAGTCGATTTTAGGTCTTCCTTGTAAGGCCGACATTGTGATGATTATCAGTGCAGGAAAAAGAGATGAGGGTGGAGTGTATGGTCCACGTATGAGATTTCCGCGCGAGCAGTTTATTAAGACAGTTTAA
- a CDS encoding YeiH family protein — MKTNLARFVFFALVLFALSPYSSSALALLAGIILASTLGNPFPDFTKKHTSTLLQYSVVGLGAGMNLKVVGVVGAQGVGYTITGIALTALVGYGLSRLLKTPNILSTLITVGTAICGGSAIAATGPIIKAEHEDMSVSLGVVFILNACALFIFPPIGHYLGLTQHQFGIWSALAIHDTSSVVGASMQYGAEALELATTVKLARALWIIPISLLFAFFMKSKSKIKMPWFIFGFILVAALVTWVPAFSEVGHQVSRVAKQLLVLTLFFIGINLNLDSIKRVGIKPLLLGFILWVVVATTTVMALKLNWII; from the coding sequence CGTTTTGTTTTTTTTGCCCTTGTTCTTTTTGCCTTGAGCCCTTATTCATCAAGTGCTCTGGCCCTATTGGCCGGGATTATCCTGGCCAGCACTTTAGGAAATCCATTTCCTGATTTCACTAAAAAACATACTTCAACTCTGCTTCAATACTCCGTCGTGGGTCTTGGAGCGGGAATGAATCTTAAAGTCGTCGGAGTTGTCGGCGCTCAAGGTGTGGGTTACACCATTACCGGAATTGCCCTTACCGCTCTTGTTGGTTACGGTCTTTCAAGATTACTCAAAACACCAAACATTCTTTCAACTCTCATCACTGTGGGAACAGCGATTTGCGGAGGAAGTGCCATTGCTGCGACGGGGCCCATTATTAAAGCTGAACACGAAGACATGTCTGTGTCCTTAGGTGTGGTCTTTATTTTAAACGCCTGTGCTCTTTTTATTTTTCCACCCATCGGTCACTACCTTGGGTTAACTCAGCACCAGTTTGGAATCTGGAGTGCTCTTGCTATCCACGATACAAGTTCAGTTGTGGGAGCTTCCATGCAATATGGAGCTGAAGCACTGGAGCTAGCGACAACTGTAAAACTGGCGCGCGCGCTGTGGATTATCCCTATCAGTCTTCTCTTTGCTTTTTTTATGAAATCAAAAAGTAAAATCAAAATGCCATGGTTTATCTTTGGGTTTATTTTAGTGGCCGCTTTAGTGACATGGGTCCCAGCTTTTTCTGAAGTTGGGCATCAGGTCTCTCGCGTCGCTAAACAACTCTTAGTCCTTACTCTCTTTTTTATTGGGATTAATTTAAACCTGGATTCAATTAAACGCGTAGGAATTAAGCCGCTTCTTCTAGGTTTTATCCTATGGGTCGTTGTGGCCACAACAACTGTCATGGCCTTAAAGCTTAACTGGATTATTTAA